The genomic DNA ATCGAGAACCAGAACTCGATCTCGCCGAAGAGCTTCACCGAGATCAGGTTGGCCACGAAGAGGACGACCAGGAAGACGAGCGCTGTCATCCATTGGGAGACGGCGGGGAACCAGTAGTTGACGTAGATGGCGGCGGCCGTGAGTTCGGCCATGCCGGTCACCACCCACATCAGCCAGTACGTCCAGGCGGTGAAGTAGCCGAAGAACGGGCCGAGGAACTCGCGGGAGTACTCCGCGAAGGAGCCCGACACCGGGCGGTACAGGAGCAGTTCGCCCAGTGCCCGCATGATGAAGAAGATGATCACGCCGGCCAGGGCGTACATGAGGATGAGGCTGGGTCCCGCCTTGGCGATGTTCGCCCCGGCTCCCAGGAACAGGCCGACGCCGACGGCGCCGCCGATCGCGATCATCTGGACCTGACGGCTGCCGAGCCCGCGCTCGTACCCCTCTTCAGGGGTCTTGTCCTTCTCGACCTGAGCGGAGGTCATGTGTGGTGCGCCTTTCTCCGAATCCCCCCATGGACTGGAGCTGCCCGGCCGAGGTCCGTCGGCCGCATGGCGAACCCGGCGGGACATGGGTGGCGTCCGCCGGGCGGTCGTGAAGATCTATCACGGTCGCAATCGTGATCGATGCGGACACTTGTGGCGCACACCACAGGAAGAAGCGGACAAAAATGAGCGACGGCCAGCATTCCTGACCGTCGCGGTGACGTGATCGTTATTTGGATTTGAGGGTCCGCTGAGCGAACGGGAAGGGGCGGGCCGCGGCCGGATTGGCCGATGGTTGCGGATCGGCTGACGGCTACGGGGCGGCTGATGACCGCGGTCCCGGGGGAACCGGGGCGGGCGGGCGGCGCGGACCGGGCGGGGCCGGGGGCCGTACAACCGGAGGGGGCGGCGCGGGGGTCGTGTGCGGTGCCGGGGTCGTGTGCGGTGCGGGGGCCGTACGACCGGAGGGAGCGGCGCGGGGGTCGCGCGCGGTGCCGAGGTCGTGTGCGGTGCGGGGGCCGCAGGCGGAGCGTGCGGCGGGGGCCGCTGACGGCGCCGGGGTCGTGTGCGGTGCGCGCGGTGCGGGTGGCCGCCGAAAGCGCGGGGCTGCGGGGCCGCGTGTGCGGTGCGGGGGTCGCTGACGGCGCCGGAGGCAGGCGGCGCGTGGGGCGGGGGCCGCGGCCCGAACGACCGATGCGACTGGCGCGGGCGACGCGTGCGATGCGGCTCGCACGACCGATACGGACGCGTGGACAGCCCAGCGCGAGCGGGCGGTACAGCCCATGCGGCCGACACGACCCCAGCCCTCACGACCCACCCTGCCGGTGCCGCCGGTACGACCCGCACGACCAACGCGGCCCGTGCCGACGGCACACTTCATGCGGGCAGAGCGGACGACCCGCCCCACACAGCCACGCGCCCCCGACCGGCACGGCCCGAGCGACCGGCCCCGGCCGGCACAGTCCGAGCAACCGACGCCGGTGGCCCGGTCCGCGTCGGCTGTGCGAATCCGGTCGGCGCGGCCGGTGGCGACAGGCCGGCCTCGTCGTCGTGGGTCAGCGCATCAACGTCGTGACCAGGGTTTCCTGGAGGCCGCCGAGCCAGAGGTACGCCATCACCATCGGCTTGCGCGGGTCCTCGTCCGGGAGGCGGTAGAGGTCGTCGGTGTCGTCCTCGTCGGTGATGTCGAGGCGTGAACCGATCGCCAGGCGCAGGTCGTTGAGGGAGCCGAGCCACTGGCGGGACTCGTCGGCGGTCAGTTTGAGGATCGCGCCGCCGTCGCCGCCGGGGGTGAGCGAGTCGAGGGTGCGGATCACCGCGAGGGCGTTCTCGCGCTTGCCGGCCCTGAGGTCGTTCTCGGTGAAGCGGCGGAACTCCGCGGAGTGCGCGAGCTTCTCCTCGGCGTCCTGCGGGGAGTCGGGGGCCTGCTCCGGGTCGGTGTAGGCGTCCGGGAACAGGCGCTTGAGCACCGGGTCGGAGGGCGGCTCGCTCGGGCCCTCGGCGAAGAGTTCGGCGAGGGGGTCGGCAGAGGCGTCCTCGCCGGGGCCGGGGCCGATCAGCTCCAGGAGCTGGACGGCCAGCGACCGGATGATCGAGATCTCGACGTCGTCGAGTGCGACGGCGGCGCCGCCGTCGCGGAGCGGTTCGAAGTGTCCTGGCATCGGGATGGGTCGCTACTTCCGGTCCTGCTGGAGGGTGGCCCACAGACCGTAGCCGTGCATGGCCTGCACGTCGCGCTCCATCTCCTCGCGGCTTCCGCTGGAGACGACCGCTCGGCCCTTGTGGTGGACGTCCTTCATGAGCTTGGTGGCCTTGTCCTTGGAGTAGCCGAAGTACGTCTGGAAGACGTACGTCACGTAGCTCATGAGGTTGACCGGGTCGTTGTGCACGATCGTGACCCAGGGGACGTCCGGCTCGGGTACGGCGAAGACCTCCTCCGCCGACTCGGTGCGTTCGATCTCCAGGGGTGCGGGTGACGTCACACGGCCCATGCTGCCACCACAAGGGGGCCTCCGCACAAATGGACCCCACAAATCGTCAGAGTGACGAGATGGGAGTACGATCCCTTGCCATGCGGCACACACCGGGGGACAACCCCCGGACCCCCGGCGGACCTCGGGGGACCCGGAAAATCACGACCAGGAGAGTTCAGTGGACGTAGCGGACCTTGGGCTGCCGGTGGACGTTCCCTCGACGGCGCTCTTCACCGACCACTACGAACTGACGATGCTGCAGGCCGCCCTCAAAGCGGGTACGGCCGACCGGCGTTCGGTCTTCGAGTGCTTCACCCGGAGGCTGCCCGAGGGGCGCCGCTACGGCGTGGTCGCGGGCACCGGACGCGTGCTGGACGCGGTGGAGAACTTCCGGTTCGACGCGGACGTCCTCGGCTTCCTGCGCGAGCGGAACGTCGTCAACGAGGAGACCCTGGAGTGGCTCGC from Streptomyces sp. NBC_01478 includes the following:
- the clpS gene encoding ATP-dependent Clp protease adapter ClpS, giving the protein MGRVTSPAPLEIERTESAEEVFAVPEPDVPWVTIVHNDPVNLMSYVTYVFQTYFGYSKDKATKLMKDVHHKGRAVVSSGSREEMERDVQAMHGYGLWATLQQDRK
- a CDS encoding DUF2017 domain-containing protein: MPGHFEPLRDGGAAVALDDVEISIIRSLAVQLLELIGPGPGEDASADPLAELFAEGPSEPPSDPVLKRLFPDAYTDPEQAPDSPQDAEEKLAHSAEFRRFTENDLRAGKRENALAVIRTLDSLTPGGDGGAILKLTADESRQWLGSLNDLRLAIGSRLDITDEDDTDDLYRLPDEDPRKPMVMAYLWLGGLQETLVTTLMR